The Harpia harpyja isolate bHarHar1 chromosome 13, bHarHar1 primary haplotype, whole genome shotgun sequence genome contains a region encoding:
- the DYNC2LI1 gene encoding cytoplasmic dynein 2 light intermediate chain 1 isoform X3 gives MPKASDTLWDLAIAEVEKRENPDDDGKRVEVWEKSILFMGNKNGGKTTIILRCLEREEISKPTLALEYTFGRRARRHNTPKDIAHFWELGGGTSLLELIRIPISSNNIRSFAVVLVLDLSKPNELWTTMEKLLQVTRNHMNKILTKLEKTNPEVATEIKQRMWNNLQRDHPDYELLDPFPIPLVIIGSKYDIFHEFDSEMRKIISKTLRFVSHYYGASLVFTSKSEALLLKARVLINHLAFGYDKSKSVSVDHSKPLFIPAGLDSLSQIGPPPASDSDIGKMHANTPLELWKKVFEKTFPPKSFCDLQDTKDPAQDLQYVEYEVDIMRAQKNQELEQYKRNASKSWKEMDFDSD, from the exons ATGCCCAAGGCCAG TGATACTTTATGGGATCTTGCTATAGCTGAagtggagaagagagaaaacccCGATGACGATGGCAAGCGTGTGGAAGTTTGGGAAAAATCAATATTATTTATGGGAAATAAAAATGGG gGAAAGACCACTATTATACTGAGGTGTCTTGAGAG GGAAGAGATTTCAAAGCCAACTTTAGCCTTGGAATATACTTTTGGAAGAAGGGCGAGGAGACACAATACA CCTAAAGATATAGCTCATTTTTGGGAACTAGGTGGTGGAACCTCATTACTGGAACTGATTCGAATACCAATCAGTAGCAACAACATAAG GTCATTTGCTGTAGTTCTTGTATTGGATCTGTCCAAACCTAACGAACTCTGGACTACTATGGAGAAACTTCTGCAGGTCACCAGGAACCACATGAACAAAATTTTAACCAAACTAGAAAAGACAAATCCCGAAGTAGCTACTGAAATTAAACAGAGGATGTGGAACAATCTGCAGAGGGATCATCCA GATTATGAGCTACTTGACCCTTTTCCAATACCCTTGGTGATAATTGGAAGCAAATATGATATTTTTCAT GAGTTTGACtctgaaatgaggaaaataataagCAAGACACTTCGATTTGTTTCACATTATTATGGAGCATCATTAGTG TTTACCAGTAAATCTGAGGCTCTCCTGCTGAAAGCCCGTGTTCTTATTAATCATTTGGCATTTGGCTATGATAAAAG caAGTCTGTATCGGTGGATCACAGCAAACCTCTATTTATACCAGCAGGCCTGGATTCACTGAGCCAAATAG GACCACCACCTGCCTCCGATAGTGATATCGGAAAGATGCATGCAAACACACCTTTGGAACTGTGGAAAAAAGTATTTGAGAAAACGTTTCCTCCCAAG AGTTTCTGTGATTTACAAGATACCAAGGACCCTGCACAGGATTTGCAATACGTCGAGTATGAAGTCGATATCATGAGAGCTCAGAAAAACCAG
- the DYNC2LI1 gene encoding cytoplasmic dynein 2 light intermediate chain 1 isoform X2 — MPKASDTLWDLAIAEVEKRENPDDDGKRVEVWEKSILFMGNKNGRKYSDFSDLPEIHLFFEMGKDTRVNCRSANPFSVGKTTIILRCLEREEISKPTLALEYTFGRRARRHNTPKDIAHFWELGGGTSLLELIRIPISSNNIRSFAVVLVLDLSKPNELWTTMEKLLQVTRNHMNKILTKLEKTNPEVATEIKQRMWNNLQRDHPDYELLDPFPIPLVIIGSKYDIFHFTSKSEALLLKARVLINHLAFGYDKSKSVSVDHSKPLFIPAGLDSLSQIGPPPASDSDIGKMHANTPLELWKKVFEKTFPPKSFCDLQDTKDPAQDLQYVEYEVDIMRAQKNQELEQYKRNASKSWKEMDFDSD, encoded by the exons ATGCCCAAGGCCAG TGATACTTTATGGGATCTTGCTATAGCTGAagtggagaagagagaaaacccCGATGACGATGGCAAGCGTGTGGAAGTTTGGGAAAAATCAATATTATTTATGGGAAATAAAAATGGG AGAAAATACAGTGACTTTTCAGATTTACCTGAAATTCACTTATTTTTTGAGATGGGAAAGGACACCAGAGTAAACTGTAGAAGTGCTAACCCCTTCAGTGTG gGAAAGACCACTATTATACTGAGGTGTCTTGAGAG GGAAGAGATTTCAAAGCCAACTTTAGCCTTGGAATATACTTTTGGAAGAAGGGCGAGGAGACACAATACA CCTAAAGATATAGCTCATTTTTGGGAACTAGGTGGTGGAACCTCATTACTGGAACTGATTCGAATACCAATCAGTAGCAACAACATAAG GTCATTTGCTGTAGTTCTTGTATTGGATCTGTCCAAACCTAACGAACTCTGGACTACTATGGAGAAACTTCTGCAGGTCACCAGGAACCACATGAACAAAATTTTAACCAAACTAGAAAAGACAAATCCCGAAGTAGCTACTGAAATTAAACAGAGGATGTGGAACAATCTGCAGAGGGATCATCCA GATTATGAGCTACTTGACCCTTTTCCAATACCCTTGGTGATAATTGGAAGCAAATATGATATTTTTCAT TTTACCAGTAAATCTGAGGCTCTCCTGCTGAAAGCCCGTGTTCTTATTAATCATTTGGCATTTGGCTATGATAAAAG caAGTCTGTATCGGTGGATCACAGCAAACCTCTATTTATACCAGCAGGCCTGGATTCACTGAGCCAAATAG GACCACCACCTGCCTCCGATAGTGATATCGGAAAGATGCATGCAAACACACCTTTGGAACTGTGGAAAAAAGTATTTGAGAAAACGTTTCCTCCCAAG AGTTTCTGTGATTTACAAGATACCAAGGACCCTGCACAGGATTTGCAATACGTCGAGTATGAAGTCGATATCATGAGAGCTCAGAAAAACCAG
- the DYNC2LI1 gene encoding cytoplasmic dynein 2 light intermediate chain 1 isoform X1, producing the protein MPKASDTLWDLAIAEVEKRENPDDDGKRVEVWEKSILFMGNKNGRKYSDFSDLPEIHLFFEMGKDTRVNCRSANPFSVGKTTIILRCLEREEISKPTLALEYTFGRRARRHNTPKDIAHFWELGGGTSLLELIRIPISSNNIRSFAVVLVLDLSKPNELWTTMEKLLQVTRNHMNKILTKLEKTNPEVATEIKQRMWNNLQRDHPDYELLDPFPIPLVIIGSKYDIFHEFDSEMRKIISKTLRFVSHYYGASLVFTSKSEALLLKARVLINHLAFGYDKSKSVSVDHSKPLFIPAGLDSLSQIGPPPASDSDIGKMHANTPLELWKKVFEKTFPPKSFCDLQDTKDPAQDLQYVEYEVDIMRAQKNQELEQYKRNASKSWKEMDFDSD; encoded by the exons ATGCCCAAGGCCAG TGATACTTTATGGGATCTTGCTATAGCTGAagtggagaagagagaaaacccCGATGACGATGGCAAGCGTGTGGAAGTTTGGGAAAAATCAATATTATTTATGGGAAATAAAAATGGG AGAAAATACAGTGACTTTTCAGATTTACCTGAAATTCACTTATTTTTTGAGATGGGAAAGGACACCAGAGTAAACTGTAGAAGTGCTAACCCCTTCAGTGTG gGAAAGACCACTATTATACTGAGGTGTCTTGAGAG GGAAGAGATTTCAAAGCCAACTTTAGCCTTGGAATATACTTTTGGAAGAAGGGCGAGGAGACACAATACA CCTAAAGATATAGCTCATTTTTGGGAACTAGGTGGTGGAACCTCATTACTGGAACTGATTCGAATACCAATCAGTAGCAACAACATAAG GTCATTTGCTGTAGTTCTTGTATTGGATCTGTCCAAACCTAACGAACTCTGGACTACTATGGAGAAACTTCTGCAGGTCACCAGGAACCACATGAACAAAATTTTAACCAAACTAGAAAAGACAAATCCCGAAGTAGCTACTGAAATTAAACAGAGGATGTGGAACAATCTGCAGAGGGATCATCCA GATTATGAGCTACTTGACCCTTTTCCAATACCCTTGGTGATAATTGGAAGCAAATATGATATTTTTCAT GAGTTTGACtctgaaatgaggaaaataataagCAAGACACTTCGATTTGTTTCACATTATTATGGAGCATCATTAGTG TTTACCAGTAAATCTGAGGCTCTCCTGCTGAAAGCCCGTGTTCTTATTAATCATTTGGCATTTGGCTATGATAAAAG caAGTCTGTATCGGTGGATCACAGCAAACCTCTATTTATACCAGCAGGCCTGGATTCACTGAGCCAAATAG GACCACCACCTGCCTCCGATAGTGATATCGGAAAGATGCATGCAAACACACCTTTGGAACTGTGGAAAAAAGTATTTGAGAAAACGTTTCCTCCCAAG AGTTTCTGTGATTTACAAGATACCAAGGACCCTGCACAGGATTTGCAATACGTCGAGTATGAAGTCGATATCATGAGAGCTCAGAAAAACCAG